TGTCGGCCGCCTGCATCGGTTTGAGCGCACCGGCGTTGTTGGCGCCATCGGTCAACAGCACGACAAACGCGCCCGCGTCGTCCTGCTCCGTCGCCTTGCCCTCGCCCGCACCCGCGCCTTCCTCATCATCGTCGCCGTCGCGCGAGTGATCGAGTCGCGCCAGCGCCATGCCGAGTCCGTCGCCGATCGCGGTGCCGTCCTCCATGATGCCGATGCGCAACTTCTGCGTCTGCCGTGTGAGCCAACCGTGGTCAAAGGTCGGCGGCGCCAGCGTGTAAGCACGCCCGGCAAAAACGATGAGCCCGATGCGGTCGTCCGGCCGATCCGCCATGAAGGCCTGGATGACCGGTTTGATCGCTTCGAGGCGATTGATGCGTTGCCCATCGCGCTCGTAATCCTCGGCCAACATCGAGCCCGACAGGTCGATCGCCAGCATGATGTCGTAACCCTGCTTGAGCACTTCGTTGTGGCCTTCGAGCACCTGCGGTCGGCTGAGTGCGACGACGCCCAAAACCAGTCCCAACATGGTGAATACCGCCGCTTGATTGGACAGCGGGTTGATCGGCAACCGGCACCAAGTCGCAACGTAAGGCACGACCATGGCATTGGCCCCGCGCCGCCAGCGCCACCACGCCACGAGCGGCAACAAGAGCAGCAGCGCCAGCCAGCCGGGATATTGAAGCGAGAGGTCGTTCATCGCTCAGTGGGCCGCCATGTGACCTTGGAAAAACCGCGCCAACGCTTCCGGCATGGAGCCGTCGGCGAGCACGACCAGCCGCTCACGCGGATCGCGAAACAGCGCCGCAAAACGTTCCTCGCGCTTCGCCACCCATTCGGCATGCGCGGCGCGTTGGTCCTTGGCGCGCGGATCGAGCACCACCAGGTGCTGCGCCATCGGATCGTAAATCGTGAGCGGCTGGTCGGTCGGCAGTTCACGCTCCCAAGGATCGTCCACCCGGAAACCGAGCACGCGATAGCGGCCCTTCATCATGGTCCAGCCGAGTGGCTCCGCCTGCGGCGCAAAATCTCCACCCCACACCAACACGCTGTGCCGCGGCGCCGCCTGACCCACAAACCGCCACGGCACGCGCACGGGTCGCGTATCGTTGAGTTCCGGCGGGGGCTCGGCCAGCAGCTTGGCCGCGGCGTGCATGATGGCGTCGCGACCACGCACGGGTTTGGTGAGACGATAACCGCCCGGCCGCGCGTGAATGATCCCGATGCGATCACGGTTCTCGGCCG
This portion of the Actomonas aquatica genome encodes:
- a CDS encoding VWA domain-containing protein encodes the protein MNDLSLQYPGWLALLLLLPLVAWWRWRRGANAMVVPYVATWCRLPINPLSNQAAVFTMLGLVLGVVALSRPQVLEGHNEVLKQGYDIMLAIDLSGSMLAEDYERDGQRINRLEAIKPVIQAFMADRPDDRIGLIVFAGRAYTLAPPTFDHGWLTRQTQKLRIGIMEDGTAIGDGLGMALARLDHSRDGDDDEEGAGAGEGKATEQDDAGAFVVLLTDGANNAGALKPMQAADIAEARGIPVYTIGAGRAGTAPFPIFDSAGNKTGYRRIVSDLDEGTLRQVATRTGGEFYRADSADTVKAAFAAIDASQKVSFTARAHLRARELFTWFLGASVGLIVVGAWTARAGGTKEDMA
- a CDS encoding DUF58 domain-containing protein, whose product is MSASTSGTGTSPAQAIRAAISTLGQFEWRMKQQVSNPLAGEYRSVFRGKGMEFDQVVRYTYGDDVRDIDWKVTARMREPYRKKFVEERELTILIVFEDRLSLQFGSAGRSKRDALLELICQVMMLAAENRDRIGIIHARPGGYRLTKPVRGRDAIMHAAAKLLAEPPPELNDTRPVRVPWRFVGQAAPRHSVLVWGGDFAPQAEPLGWTMMKGRYRVLGFRVDDPWERELPTDQPLTIYDPMAQHLVVLDPRAKDQRAAHAEWVAKREERFAALFRDPRERLVVLADGSMPEALARFFQGHMAAH